The DNA sequence TCCACGAAGTAATAGAAGTAGGCCGGGCCCGACCCGCTGACCGCCGTGACCGCGTCGAGCAGTCCCTCATCGACCACGTGGACCGAGCCGACCCCCGACAGGGTCGTCTTAGCCAATTCCAAGGCCACCTCGCTGGTCCCCGGCGGCACAGCGATGGCCGTCACCGAAGCCCCGGCCTGTGAGGACGTGTTCGGCATGGCCCTGGCCAAGTCGACTCCGGCGGGAAAGGCCGTCGTCAGGAAGTCCAGCGGCAGGCCGGCCACCGTCGAGATGACCAGCGAGCCCGGCGTGACGTGGGGAGCCACCTCGGTGACGG is a window from the Bacillota bacterium genome containing:
- a CDS encoding pyrroline-5-carboxylate reductase dimerization domain-containing protein translates to VTEVAPHVTPGSLVISTVAGLPLDFLTTAFPAGVDLARAMPNTSSQAGASVTAIAVPPGTSEVALELAKTTLSGVGSVHVVDEGLLDAVTAVSGSGPAYFYYFVESLITAAAEAGLDDQLARALVVETFQGAAAVLKTTGADPAALRAKVTSARGTTEAALKVMSEHGLPDTVRQAVSSAARRSAEIAAGFNALLAKAR